The proteins below are encoded in one region of Aspergillus nidulans FGSC A4 chromosome III:
- a CDS encoding uncharacterized protein (transcript_id=CADANIAT00006446) — MFITSAAAFVWANLNPTNYIGSVSFCPERDIPDLAGKVVLVTGGNTGLGKETIRQIIKHNPEQVFLAARSEEKAQNAIRELESTAPNIKITWLPLDLASTKSIHDAAETFRAHASRLDILILNAGVMSLPPGETDLGHEIQLGTNHTGHFLLTKLLLPVLLETAQKPDSDVRVISLSSIGHNLAPDFETILHQDELKKCNTNARYGASKAANIIFAAELARRYPSLTAVSVHPGIIVTELYAATSASNPIAALAVKLLGLIATKVEQGAWNQLWAAVGAKKGELVNGAYYTPVGIVKQRNRYVVDQKMGRRLWEWTETELKRDHKEGFIERMLQPHPHHQRRRSSVGEGEIEKPDLAIGLERQSSTERNEQGQNQAESGGQNVLRPQRRNSRLQRLKEFMHSEEELDDAGKTYAKLM; from the exons ATGTTCATCACTTCAGCAGCGGCCTTTGTTTGGGCAAACCTAAATCCCACAAACTATATCGGTAGCGTTAGTTTCTGCCCTGAACGCGATATTCCAGATCTTGCGGGGAAGGTTGTGCTCGTTACGGGGG GAAATACTGGTCTCGGGAAAGAAACGATCCGGCAAATCATCAAGCACAATCCGGAGCAGGTCTTCTTGGCCGCGCGGTCCGAAGAAAAGGCGCAGAACGCAATAAGGGAGCTTGAGTCTACAGCCCCCAATATCAAAATCACCTGGCTTCCCCTCGACCTCGCCTCTACGAAATCAATTCACGATGCAGCAGAGACTTTCAGAGCACATGCCTCGCGCCTCGACATCCTGATCCTGAACGCAGGCGTCATGTCCCTTCCACCAGGCGAGACAGATCTCGGGCACGAGATCCAGCTAGGGACGAATCATACGGGGCACTTTTTGCTCACGAAATTGCTGTTACCGGTTCTACTCGAGACCGCGCAGAAGCCGGATTCTGACGTTCGCGTTATTTCCCTCTCTTCCATCGGCCATAACTTAGCTCCAGATTTTGAGACCATACTCCACCAAGATGAGTTGAAAAAGTGCAATACTAACGCGCGGTATGGAGCATCGAAGGCCGCAAATATCATCTTTGCTGCCGAACTGGCCCGTCGTTACCCCTCGCTTACAGCGGTCTCTGTGCACCCGGGCATTATCGTGACGGAGCTTTATGCCGCCACGAGCGCGAGCAACCCGATCGCTGCCTTAGCAGTCAAGCTTTTGGGATTGATCGCGACGAAAGTTGAGCAGGGTGCGTGGAATCAACTCTGGGCTGCGGTTGGTGCAAAGAAAGGAGAGCTGGTTAATGGGGCGTACTATACTCCAGTTGGCATCGTCAAGCAGAGGAACCGCTATGTCGTTGACCAGAAGATGGGGAGAAGGCTCTGGGAGTGGACGGAGACGGAACTGAAGAGGG ACCACAAGGAAGGTTTCATAGAGCGCATGCTCCAGCCGCATCCCCATCACCAGCGTCGCCGCAGCAGcgttggagaaggagagataGAAAAGCCTGATCTTGCTATTGGACTGGAGCGTCAGAGCAGCACTGAGAGAAACGAGCAAGGCCAGAATCAAGCTGAAAGCGGCGGCCAGAACGTACTCCGTCCCCAGCGCAGGAACTCGCGGCTGCAGCGCCTCAAAGAGTTTATGCAtagcgaggaggagctggacgaCGCTGGGAAGACGTATGCGAAGTTGATGTAA